Proteins from one Lacrimispora sphenoides genomic window:
- a CDS encoding ABC transporter ATP-binding protein, producing MPVLKAQNLGIQFGGLKAVDSFNMEIGESELVGLIGPNGAGKTTVFNLITGVYKPTEGSFYLNGQSMNGKKTHQIVEAGIARTFQNIRLFKKMTVIDNVKAAMSAKLSYNLFHAVFRTPAYWKQEKELTKRAGELLKIVHLSGKEDYEAGNLPYGEQRRLEIARALATDMKLLLLDEPAAGMNPTETEELLEIINYIRDEFKISVLLIEHDMSLVMKICERISVLDFGTTIASGTPEEIANHPKVIEAYLGKDDEEVEKDA from the coding sequence ATGCCGGTATTAAAAGCACAGAACCTGGGAATCCAGTTCGGCGGATTAAAAGCGGTGGACAGTTTCAATATGGAGATCGGAGAATCAGAGCTGGTAGGGCTGATTGGTCCAAACGGTGCTGGAAAAACCACAGTGTTTAATCTGATCACCGGTGTTTATAAACCGACGGAAGGATCCTTTTACTTAAATGGCCAGTCCATGAATGGGAAAAAGACTCATCAGATTGTTGAAGCAGGAATTGCAAGAACATTCCAGAATATCCGATTATTTAAGAAAATGACCGTAATCGATAATGTAAAGGCAGCCATGAGTGCCAAGCTTTCCTACAATCTGTTCCATGCCGTTTTTCGTACACCGGCTTACTGGAAGCAGGAAAAAGAACTGACAAAAAGAGCCGGGGAGCTGCTTAAAATCGTGCATCTAAGTGGAAAAGAAGATTATGAAGCAGGTAATCTTCCTTACGGAGAACAGAGGCGTCTGGAGATAGCAAGAGCCCTGGCTACGGATATGAAACTCCTTCTTCTTGATGAGCCTGCGGCAGGGATGAACCCGACAGAAACGGAAGAACTCCTGGAGATAATCAACTATATTCGTGATGAATTTAAGATTTCCGTGCTTCTTATCGAGCATGACATGAGCCTGGTCATGAAAATCTGCGAACGGATTTCTGTCCTTGATTTCGGTACTACCATTGCATCCGGGACCCCGGAGGAGATTGCCAATCATCCAAAGGTCATTGAAGCCTATCTGGGAAAAGACGATGAGGAGGTAGAGAAAGATGCTTAA